A window of the Armatimonadota bacterium genome harbors these coding sequences:
- a CDS encoding family 10 glycosylhydrolase, whose translation MRLQYRMWLAAAVLLLIGAHILRADEFRGLYVDAFHPGFKSRAEVTQMVTAATAANVNALIVQVRKRGDAYYKSAIVPRAADIAADYDPLADIITQAHSQGIEVHAWLSVYEVALDSKWYVPATDSVHLTRPEWLMSDSAGKTALDHGKIYLDPGLPAVQEHVLSVVCEVVSNYAVDGVHLDNIRYPSVGAGYNAQSVARFNAETGKSGTPNPNDPDWRKWRTEQVNSLVAGIRKVLSESKTSVKLSASVMCSDPRLAAMQFLQEWDAWTRDGLVDFVVPMVYLTGDSMGVESAKSLAASHDRHVYIGVGAWRIPGALAAKHITDAKAAGAPGVVLYSYHYLGPNSPKAEVSKLSDLKASVFTERTPTAPMAWLEEGGVR comes from the coding sequence ATGAGGTTGCAGTATCGCATGTGGCTCGCGGCGGCCGTGCTTCTTCTAATCGGCGCGCACATCTTGCGAGCCGACGAGTTCCGCGGGCTGTACGTGGACGCGTTCCATCCCGGCTTCAAGAGCCGCGCGGAAGTCACGCAGATGGTGACCGCCGCGACAGCCGCGAATGTCAATGCGCTGATCGTGCAGGTCCGCAAGCGCGGAGATGCCTACTACAAGTCCGCGATAGTTCCAAGAGCCGCCGACATCGCGGCGGACTACGACCCCCTCGCCGATATCATCACCCAGGCCCACTCGCAGGGCATCGAAGTCCACGCCTGGCTCTCCGTCTACGAAGTCGCCCTCGACTCCAAGTGGTACGTTCCCGCCACCGATTCCGTCCACCTGACGCGCCCGGAATGGCTGATGAGCGACTCGGCGGGCAAGACAGCGCTCGACCACGGAAAGATCTACCTCGACCCGGGACTACCCGCCGTGCAGGAGCACGTCCTCTCGGTGGTCTGCGAGGTCGTTTCCAACTACGCCGTAGACGGCGTCCACCTCGACAACATCCGGTATCCGAGCGTCGGAGCCGGCTACAACGCGCAGAGCGTCGCCCGGTTCAACGCCGAGACCGGCAAGAGCGGGACTCCCAACCCGAACGATCCCGACTGGCGCAAGTGGCGGACGGAGCAGGTCAACTCCCTCGTCGCCGGGATCAGGAAGGTCCTGTCGGAATCGAAGACCTCGGTGAAGCTCTCCGCCTCCGTCATGTGTTCCGATCCGAGGCTCGCCGCCATGCAGTTCCTCCAGGAATGGGACGCATGGACGAGGGACGGCCTGGTTGATTTCGTCGTACCGATGGTCTACCTCACCGGCGACTCAATGGGCGTCGAATCCGCCAAGTCGCTTGCCGCGTCGCACGACCGACACGTCTACATCGGAGTCGGCGCGTGGAGGATACCGGGAGCGCTTGCGGCGAAGCATATCACCGACGCTAAGGCCGCCGGTGCGCCCGGGGTCGTGCTCTACAGCTACCACTACCTCGGCCCGAACTCCCCGAAGGCGGAGGTAAGCAAGCTCTCCGACCTGAAAGCATCGGTCTTCACCGAGCGGACTCCCACCGCGCCGATGGCCTGGCTGGAGGAAGGAGGAGTCCGGTGA
- a CDS encoding ComF family protein encodes MANPAIELLNGLLDLVYPPKCLACDTFGEEHLCESCIGRIEPVAEPTCARCGHTLHISGCTNCEGRVRSFTKARGAAEYDAPLREAIHEFKYNGRRMLARPLGEMMHRYLDGHDGVPWLKAECIIPVPIHPIRQRLRGYNQSELLARHLSERTDIPLVADLLIRSRHTKPQVLCSREERRTNLVKAFRVVNPAAICGKTVLLVDDVSTTGSTIHEASIALRRAGVERIYALCLAYGG; translated from the coding sequence ATGGCCAACCCCGCGATAGAACTGCTGAACGGCCTGCTCGATCTCGTATACCCGCCGAAGTGCCTCGCGTGCGATACTTTCGGCGAGGAGCATCTTTGCGAGTCGTGCATCGGCAGGATCGAGCCGGTCGCGGAGCCGACGTGCGCCCGATGCGGTCACACCCTGCACATCTCCGGCTGCACCAACTGCGAGGGCAGGGTGCGCTCTTTCACGAAGGCGCGCGGCGCGGCGGAGTACGACGCCCCTCTCCGCGAGGCGATCCACGAGTTCAAGTACAACGGCAGGCGGATGCTCGCGCGCCCGCTCGGCGAGATGATGCACCGCTATCTCGACGGGCACGATGGCGTTCCATGGCTGAAGGCCGAGTGCATCATCCCGGTCCCGATCCACCCGATCCGGCAGCGGCTGAGGGGCTACAACCAGAGCGAACTACTCGCCAGGCATCTCTCGGAGCGGACCGATATCCCGCTGGTGGCCGATCTCCTCATCCGATCGCGTCATACCAAGCCGCAGGTGCTGTGCTCCCGCGAGGAGCGGCGTACGAACCTCGTAAAGGCGTTTCGCGTCGTCAACCCCGCCGCGATCTGCGGCAAGACCGTCCTGCTCGTGGACGACGTCTCCACGACGGGCAGCACGATTCACGAGGCGAGCATCGCCCTCCGCCGCGCCGGTGTCGAACGCATCTATGCCCTCTGCCTCGCCTACGGGGGCTGA
- a CDS encoding PepSY domain-containing protein gives MIQLRILALTCCILVTMIEGCSGQSVITPEQAMNAVRAFEGDNTLQLKCWELKAHLEGPEWRHVRIYDLDDMQNEDHSWTVDAVTGEVTSAFYRDAYSQDTEEPTGPLTGEQCRQIAEDLARAKYAGFDTMSFQLDEPEWDGDGWSFFWSRENIYGARVPNDVKVDVNPADGRIQYYGCYRLSVSMPSPQKPQIAPEQAVEIVKTAKGLVTGAAESDPVLSADPDHTMWSLVVYGESGQREDLTYYAEVDALTGEIIRTAEPMGRGHMPIPPKPCVSGALISLRGLAAEVPGSRVHWLGNEGVRLFIGKNRYTLVPGKDTIEWTGGTIKLSQKMKIVDGRLMVPSDLLDILKAAPAPKRAPNARAKSK, from the coding sequence GTGATACAACTGCGCATCCTGGCTCTGACATGCTGCATTCTGGTCACCATGATTGAGGGATGTAGCGGGCAATCCGTCATCACTCCCGAGCAGGCTATGAACGCCGTCCGAGCCTTTGAGGGGGACAACACACTGCAGCTCAAGTGCTGGGAACTCAAGGCGCACTTGGAAGGTCCGGAATGGCGGCACGTGAGGATCTACGACCTTGATGACATGCAGAACGAGGACCATAGCTGGACAGTCGATGCAGTCACCGGTGAGGTGACCAGTGCGTTCTACAGAGATGCCTATTCTCAGGATACGGAAGAACCCACAGGTCCTCTGACGGGGGAGCAGTGCCGGCAGATTGCGGAGGACTTGGCACGGGCCAAGTACGCTGGCTTTGACACCATGAGCTTCCAACTTGATGAGCCGGAGTGGGATGGTGATGGATGGTCGTTCTTCTGGAGCCGCGAGAATATCTACGGCGCAAGAGTTCCCAACGATGTGAAGGTGGATGTCAACCCCGCCGACGGCCGCATTCAGTACTACGGCTGTTACCGTCTTTCGGTTTCGATGCCGTCTCCACAGAAACCCCAGATTGCGCCGGAGCAGGCGGTAGAGATCGTGAAGACAGCAAAGGGATTGGTGACCGGCGCGGCTGAATCCGATCCTGTTCTTAGCGCAGATCCGGATCATACCATGTGGTCCTTGGTCGTGTATGGCGAGAGCGGCCAAAGGGAAGACTTGACATACTACGCGGAGGTGGATGCGTTAACCGGAGAGATCATCAGGACGGCAGAACCGATGGGTAGAGGGCACATGCCCATACCCCCCAAGCCCTGCGTCTCAGGTGCACTTATCTCCCTCCGCGGCCTCGCCGCCGAGGTTCCTGGCTCGCGGGTCCACTGGCTGGGCAACGAGGGGGTACGGCTCTTCATCGGCAAGAACCGTTACACGCTCGTGCCCGGCAAGGACACCATCGAATGGACCGGTGGGACGATCAAGCTCTCGCAGAAGATGAAGATCGTGGACGGGCGGCTAATGGTCCCCTCCGACCTGCTCGACATCCTGAAGGCCGCGCCCGCCCCGAAAAGGGCCCCAAATGCCCGGGCCAAGTCGAAGTAG
- a CDS encoding translocation/assembly module TamB domain-containing protein → MRRPRRPARTILLLSMAAAFAVSAAYLITSARSAWRSLPQTLSSIVSEQVKGRFRVGRVDVSLSGMVFHDVSLSSDERGRDRFLDAESVRVGVRLLDVVRGGDDPLRAIETVEVIRPNVFLERRSDGRWNVSGLLRPSKDRRMDRFRAVAVVKEGSVTLLDRKVEGEPQINRLAGIDAIADLTKAPIAALRLAADGDPKRLGKVSIVGRYDMAGHSFEGQFSGMNADASYWSKYPHDLRFMHVGSGRADAHMTFSQAGDDKPFRYEAELLVSDASVRLNWMREPATGVKGTVGLREEKVSLALDARLGSTPVLISGNVTGFEDIRLALDLKSDRANFREISRVLGVAAPKGTILPTSGQALVSVTGASKSPTAVFRIEAPGVSYEEYAAEAVRLEGRYVGDGVSFRGSVGRFAGGSAQVSGEFGWGARRGADIRGAASGVRLSRLPIFRGHPVEALTSGGFTVAWRPSGLLATYRGTIAEGSFGGHEFDSGEIAMTYDGIVARIEDFSARTLGGRVAFSGSVSSRGDLDLEASGSGIVLAELQRLYWQRPTSGALQFTGRLGGRAEAPTFDGRVEGYDVKFGEIGAERITADVNVSRDRIVLREMEVNDSEATLTASGQISHPFSIIPSAGLTLRLEDFDVARWAASAGLPVALAGRVSSDLTVSGMLASPEIAGGFRIEDGRVAGGALDSVEGRVSYRNSLFALEGFEVRIGAGVIEAGGTYGLRDDRISAVFSARGLPLSRLAGGIRKYAVLSGDLDVSGEISGTSELPEARAALTSGNPTVNGEPIGSFAADAAWMADGVHVGRASIADGDAEYSVSNLRWSPSLNTVEVSGEVRNALIERLMAVAARAPRNDGTALLHRRLASIPRPLHGVLGAKISGGFVASDDGAIPDLHIEARVRGARIGPSDIETVNLDADWQGDVFSVSRLEALDGDTDLVAEAVFGPEKRIGLRLDAHGLDVGPAGKWLRLKQNISGIGDVTIIAEGTAEAPSVDASFDIQHPVVEGTAFDALRARFSSSSSEDGESPGDRINIDDLTVVLGDSQLSASGFIPIDWEKHEVPRDRQLFMEMLVDEKSLELLSAFAGDAIEGETGGALAGKLNLTGTIDSPAVQGGLKWREGRVKVARLNETFEQIEADITLNRHTLSVDTLTGLSSGGGGFSVSGEVDLTGMKPRLDLAARTSAMRVSGKDISGQYGEDVNLVLDSNLRAVGDWRKPRLSGNVSIPTGTVRLAGTDDRPDRKEPLAFDPEFDLRVSLGRDLMMKSSRLETGLPGYLSIGGRLSAPAVDGTISLADGTIMLPLRSFKMLPGSEMQIRLTPGQPVMVLLDIQARGTLVDISPLGKRTRYTVTMEATGPLDHIRPTFTSSPVGLSEQRIIALATGQYQFEQILRGGSGQDIGRELSGLFSSAMLPTVFEPIEQALEEAFGVDEFSLEMGYREAVQVSISDQLGGDFFISYSAALGSRPDYADSQYELKLSYRLRNYLELSGWTGDNRVFGVSAEGRIRF, encoded by the coding sequence ATGCGAAGACCAAGGCGCCCCGCACGAACCATACTGCTTCTCTCGATGGCCGCCGCTTTTGCGGTATCGGCGGCGTACCTCATCACGTCCGCCCGGTCCGCGTGGAGGTCCCTGCCTCAGACCCTCTCTTCGATCGTCTCCGAGCAGGTCAAGGGCAGGTTCCGTGTCGGCAGGGTTGACGTCTCTCTGAGCGGGATGGTGTTCCACGACGTATCGCTCTCGTCGGACGAGCGCGGCCGCGATCGGTTCCTCGACGCGGAATCGGTCCGGGTCGGCGTGAGGCTGCTGGACGTCGTCAGGGGTGGCGACGACCCCCTCCGCGCGATAGAGACCGTCGAGGTGATCCGCCCGAACGTCTTCTTGGAACGCAGATCCGACGGCCGATGGAACGTCTCCGGCCTGCTCAGACCATCGAAGGACCGCCGGATGGATCGGTTCCGCGCGGTGGCGGTTGTCAAGGAAGGAAGCGTGACCCTGCTGGACCGCAAGGTCGAGGGTGAGCCGCAGATCAACCGCCTGGCGGGGATCGACGCGATTGCAGACCTCACCAAAGCGCCGATCGCTGCGCTCAGGCTCGCCGCCGACGGTGATCCGAAACGCCTGGGCAAGGTCTCCATCGTCGGCCGGTACGATATGGCCGGGCATTCGTTCGAGGGGCAGTTCAGCGGGATGAACGCCGATGCCTCATACTGGTCGAAGTACCCGCACGACCTGCGGTTCATGCATGTGGGATCGGGCAGAGCCGACGCGCACATGACCTTCTCGCAAGCCGGAGACGACAAGCCTTTCAGGTACGAGGCCGAGCTTCTCGTCTCCGACGCCTCGGTCCGGCTGAACTGGATGCGCGAGCCTGCAACCGGCGTCAAGGGTACGGTCGGACTCAGGGAAGAGAAGGTTTCCCTTGCGCTTGACGCGCGGCTCGGCTCGACGCCTGTGCTCATCTCAGGAAATGTGACCGGGTTCGAGGACATCAGGCTCGCCCTCGATCTGAAGTCCGACCGCGCGAACTTCCGCGAGATCAGCCGGGTTCTTGGGGTAGCCGCGCCGAAGGGCACCATCCTGCCGACGTCCGGTCAGGCGCTCGTTTCGGTCACCGGAGCGTCGAAGTCGCCGACGGCGGTCTTCAGGATCGAGGCGCCGGGGGTTTCATACGAGGAGTATGCTGCAGAGGCAGTCCGTCTCGAGGGCAGGTATGTCGGCGACGGCGTGTCGTTCCGCGGCTCGGTCGGGCGCTTCGCGGGCGGGTCGGCGCAGGTCTCCGGCGAGTTCGGGTGGGGCGCGCGCCGGGGAGCGGATATTCGGGGCGCCGCTTCGGGAGTTCGCCTGTCGCGGCTTCCCATCTTCAGAGGTCACCCGGTCGAGGCGCTCACCTCGGGCGGCTTCACGGTTGCATGGAGACCTTCAGGACTGCTGGCGACTTATCGCGGCACGATCGCCGAAGGGTCGTTCGGCGGACACGAGTTCGACTCGGGCGAGATCGCCATGACGTATGACGGGATCGTCGCGAGGATCGAGGACTTCAGCGCGAGGACGCTCGGCGGGCGAGTCGCGTTCTCAGGAAGCGTTTCGTCCCGGGGCGATCTCGATCTCGAGGCGTCCGGCTCGGGCATTGTCCTCGCCGAGCTCCAGAGGCTCTACTGGCAACGGCCGACCTCGGGCGCCCTGCAGTTTACAGGCAGACTCGGGGGGCGCGCCGAAGCGCCGACTTTCGACGGTCGTGTCGAAGGCTATGATGTGAAGTTCGGTGAGATCGGCGCCGAGCGGATCACCGCGGATGTGAACGTGTCTCGGGACCGGATCGTCCTTCGCGAGATGGAAGTCAACGACTCCGAGGCGACGCTGACAGCGTCGGGACAGATATCGCACCCCTTCTCCATCATTCCCAGTGCCGGGCTGACGCTTCGCCTGGAGGATTTCGATGTCGCCCGATGGGCGGCGTCCGCCGGCCTGCCGGTTGCCCTCGCCGGGCGTGTTTCCTCCGATCTCACCGTCTCCGGGATGCTCGCGTCTCCGGAGATTGCGGGGGGTTTCCGAATCGAGGATGGTCGTGTCGCCGGCGGGGCGCTCGACTCGGTGGAGGGGCGGGTCTCCTACCGCAACTCGCTGTTCGCCCTCGAGGGCTTCGAGGTCCGCATCGGCGCCGGCGTCATCGAAGCCGGCGGCACGTACGGCCTGAGAGACGATCGGATATCGGCGGTATTCAGCGCCCGCGGCCTCCCATTGTCCCGCCTTGCCGGGGGCATCCGTAAGTACGCCGTGCTCTCCGGCGATCTCGATGTGAGCGGCGAGATTTCCGGCACCTCCGAGCTGCCCGAGGCCCGGGCGGCCCTGACTTCCGGGAACCCGACGGTCAACGGTGAGCCCATCGGCTCGTTTGCTGCCGACGCGGCGTGGATGGCCGACGGCGTTCACGTCGGCAGGGCGTCAATCGCGGACGGAGACGCCGAGTACTCGGTCTCGAATCTGCGGTGGTCGCCGTCGCTGAATACCGTCGAGGTGTCGGGAGAGGTCCGGAACGCGCTGATCGAGAGGTTGATGGCCGTCGCGGCCAGAGCCCCTCGAAACGACGGCACCGCGCTTCTGCACCGCCGCCTCGCCTCGATCCCCAGGCCTCTCCACGGCGTCCTCGGCGCAAAGATATCAGGCGGCTTCGTCGCTTCCGACGACGGCGCGATCCCCGATCTCCACATCGAAGCCCGGGTGCGCGGCGCGAGGATAGGCCCCAGCGACATAGAGACGGTCAACCTCGACGCCGATTGGCAGGGCGACGTATTCAGCGTGAGCAGGCTCGAGGCGCTCGACGGAGATACCGATCTCGTCGCCGAGGCGGTTTTCGGCCCGGAGAAGAGAATTGGCTTGCGGTTGGATGCGCACGGACTCGACGTGGGTCCGGCGGGCAAATGGCTGAGACTGAAACAAAACATTTCCGGGATCGGCGACGTAACCATTATAGCGGAAGGCACCGCGGAGGCGCCTTCCGTAGATGCGTCCTTTGACATTCAGCATCCTGTAGTCGAAGGCACGGCGTTCGACGCCCTCCGCGCGAGGTTCTCGAGTTCTTCGAGCGAAGACGGCGAATCGCCAGGGGACAGGATCAATATTGACGATCTGACGGTCGTTCTCGGAGACAGTCAGTTGAGCGCTTCGGGCTTCATCCCGATTGACTGGGAGAAGCACGAAGTGCCGCGGGACAGGCAGCTCTTCATGGAGATGCTGGTAGACGAGAAGAGCCTGGAACTCCTCTCGGCATTCGCGGGCGACGCCATCGAGGGAGAGACGGGAGGGGCGCTCGCCGGCAAGCTGAATCTGACCGGGACGATTGACAGCCCCGCTGTGCAGGGCGGCCTCAAGTGGCGCGAAGGCAGGGTAAAGGTCGCCCGCCTGAATGAGACGTTCGAGCAGATCGAGGCGGATATCACCCTCAACCGGCACACGCTCTCGGTTGATACGCTCACCGGCCTCTCGTCCGGCGGCGGCGGGTTCTCCGTCAGCGGAGAGGTAGACCTGACGGGTATGAAGCCGCGCCTCGATCTCGCCGCGCGCACTTCGGCCATGAGGGTGTCCGGAAAGGACATCAGCGGGCAGTACGGGGAAGACGTCAATCTCGTTCTCGATTCGAATCTTCGGGCGGTCGGCGACTGGCGGAAGCCCCGCCTGTCGGGAAACGTGTCCATTCCGACAGGCACGGTGAGGCTCGCCGGCACCGATGACAGACCGGACCGGAAGGAACCGCTCGCCTTCGACCCGGAGTTCGATCTTCGCGTATCGCTCGGCCGCGACCTGATGATGAAGTCGTCGCGGCTGGAGACCGGGCTTCCCGGCTACCTGTCCATCGGCGGACGCCTGAGCGCTCCGGCCGTGGACGGCACGATCAGCCTCGCGGACGGCACGATCATGCTCCCGCTTCGCTCGTTCAAGATGCTGCCGGGAAGCGAGATGCAGATCAGGCTTACTCCCGGGCAGCCGGTGATGGTCCTGCTGGACATCCAGGCGAGGGGCACGCTCGTGGACATCTCGCCGCTGGGCAAGCGGACGAGGTACACCGTGACGATGGAGGCGACCGGGCCGCTCGACCATATTCGGCCGACGTTCACCTCGTCGCCGGTGGGGCTGTCGGAGCAGCGGATAATCGCGCTGGCGACCGGGCAGTACCAGTTCGAGCAGATATTGAGGGGCGGCTCGGGTCAGGACATCGGCAGGGAGCTGTCCGGCCTGTTCTCGTCCGCGATGCTGCCCACCGTGTTCGAGCCGATCGAACAGGCCCTCGAGGAAGCGTTCGGCGTTGACGAGTTTTCGCTCGAGATGGGCTATCGCGAGGCTGTTCAGGTCAGCATAAGCGACCAGTTGGGCGGCGACTTCTTTATCAGTTACTCGGCCGCCCTGGGATCGAGACCGGACTACGCCGACAGCCAGTATGAGTTGAAGCTCTCATACCGGCTGAGAAACTACCTGGAACTGAGCGGCTGGACGGGTGACAACAGGGTGTTCGGCGTGAGCGCGGAGGGCCGGATTCGCTTCTAG
- the lipA gene encoding lipoyl synthase, with amino-acid sequence MNRRIPEWLTVKAPRRGMYEEMAGFLASMGLHTVCQSASCPNIGECFSRHTATFMILGDACTRSCGFCGVSHDAPHPVDPDEPRRVAEASVRLGLRYVVVTSVTRDDLPDGGAGHFAETVRQLKAAIPGAKVEVLIPDFGGDEDALRAVLDSAPFVLNHNVETVPRLYSTVRPQAVYERSLVVLETARRFRTSIHTKSGLMVGLGEEQGEVLEVLSDLRRAGCDIATIGQYLQPSKRNLPVVEYVPPSQFDEYARVGREMGFSYVASGPFVRSSYHAEEVSRDSDR; translated from the coding sequence ATGAATAGAAGAATCCCGGAGTGGCTCACGGTCAAGGCGCCGAGGCGCGGAATGTACGAGGAGATGGCGGGTTTCCTGGCCTCCATGGGCCTGCACACCGTCTGCCAGAGCGCGAGCTGCCCGAACATAGGCGAGTGCTTCTCGCGCCACACCGCGACGTTCATGATCCTCGGCGATGCGTGCACCCGAAGCTGCGGGTTCTGCGGGGTCTCACACGACGCTCCGCATCCGGTTGACCCTGACGAGCCGCGCCGCGTCGCTGAGGCGTCGGTCAGACTCGGACTCAGGTATGTCGTCGTCACCTCGGTCACGCGCGACGACCTTCCGGACGGCGGGGCCGGGCACTTCGCCGAGACGGTCCGGCAGCTCAAGGCCGCGATCCCCGGCGCGAAGGTCGAGGTCCTCATCCCGGACTTCGGGGGCGATGAGGACGCGCTCCGGGCCGTCCTCGACTCGGCGCCCTTCGTCCTCAACCACAACGTCGAAACCGTGCCGCGGCTCTACTCGACCGTGAGGCCGCAGGCGGTCTACGAGCGCTCGCTGGTGGTGCTTGAAACAGCCCGGAGGTTTCGCACGTCTATACATACTAAGTCGGGTTTGATGGTCGGGCTCGGCGAGGAACAGGGAGAGGTTCTAGAGGTTCTCAGCGATCTCCGCCGGGCAGGATGCGACATCGCGACCATCGGCCAGTACCTTCAGCCTTCAAAGCGAAACCTCCCCGTGGTCGAGTACGTCCCGCCGTCTCAGTTCGATGAATACGCTCGAGTCGGCCGCGAGATGGGGTTCTCTTACGTCGCGTCCGGGCCGTTCGTCCGCAGTTCCTATCACGCCGAGGAGGTCAGCAGGGATAGTGATCGGTAA
- the lipB gene encoding lipoyl(octanoyl) transferase LipB, with protein MQCVDLGRIGYGEALELQKKLLALRLDARIPDTLLLLEHDPVITIGTAGGAENILADEERLRLSGVEVHRTDRGGNITYHGPGQLVGYPIFDLRGHGRDVHLFLRQLEQSVIEVLARYDIQGEAVPRLTGVWVGGDKICSIGVAVRRWISYHGFALNVSPDFSHWSFIHPCGLVGKEVTSIERILGSPVDMAGVKALAAEKVAAVFGLALEWSDLSGESNDE; from the coding sequence ATGCAGTGTGTGGATCTCGGGCGGATCGGTTACGGCGAGGCGCTGGAACTCCAGAAGAAACTTCTCGCCCTCCGGCTCGACGCGCGAATCCCGGACACGCTTCTTCTCCTCGAGCACGACCCCGTCATCACAATCGGCACGGCGGGCGGTGCCGAGAACATCCTCGCCGACGAGGAGCGCCTCCGACTCTCAGGGGTCGAGGTTCACCGCACCGACCGCGGGGGCAACATCACCTATCACGGGCCGGGACAACTGGTCGGCTACCCGATCTTCGACCTGCGCGGTCACGGCAGGGATGTACACCTTTTCCTGAGACAACTTGAACAGAGTGTGATAGAAGTCCTGGCCCGGTACGACATCCAGGGAGAGGCGGTCCCGAGACTCACCGGCGTGTGGGTCGGCGGCGACAAGATCTGCTCGATCGGGGTGGCCGTCCGCCGCTGGATCAGCTACCACGGTTTCGCGCTGAACGTCAGCCCGGACTTCTCCCACTGGTCGTTCATCCACCCATGCGGGCTGGTGGGCAAGGAAGTCACCTCGATCGAGCGCATCCTCGGCAGTCCGGTGGACATGGCCGGGGTGAAGGCCCTCGCTGCGGAGAAGGTCGCGGCGGTCTTCGGGCTCGCGCTGGAGTGGTCTGACCTGTCGGGCGAGTCGAACGATGAATAG
- a CDS encoding exo-alpha-sialidase, translating into MNPTEDILQREARRTGPDYITYIPKSLDEASEDSHNEHFLVFEGPGDALSAVWTQALAPESGPANRVVFSRSEDDGATWEPPTHIAGPRHHGDPAHMASWAFPMLSASGRIYVVYNQHQGVKGWIPMHTGTMDGVYSDDGGRTWSPPQNIPMPASPYDDPEGRVPAEWIVWQIPMRDLSGGYFVGYSHWLNPARAWKKEVESWTQIESVVEFMRFENVDSDPEVSDLRVAYSAWGDKALRVPHFMYPELSIAQEPSIVRLPDERLFCVMRTNSGCIWYSVSSDHGRNWTNTRPLLRRDFGAPILEPVGCCPIYQLADGRYVLLHHNNRGDVVTKPEATAKPRRPGFIALGEFRPGADQPVWFSESKQLMDNGGVGPDGIEATPDHPGNTDCGVYSSFTTRGANNVLWHPDRKTYLVGKRITEEFLSGLVVP; encoded by the coding sequence ATGAACCCGACTGAAGACATCCTGCAGCGCGAGGCCCGGCGGACCGGCCCGGACTACATCACATACATCCCGAAAAGCCTGGACGAGGCCAGCGAGGACTCGCACAACGAGCACTTCCTCGTCTTCGAGGGCCCCGGCGACGCGCTCTCGGCCGTCTGGACCCAGGCCCTCGCTCCCGAGTCCGGCCCCGCGAACCGCGTCGTCTTCTCCCGCTCGGAAGACGACGGCGCGACCTGGGAGCCGCCGACTCACATCGCCGGGCCGAGACACCACGGCGACCCCGCCCACATGGCGAGCTGGGCGTTCCCGATGCTCTCCGCGAGCGGCCGCATCTACGTCGTCTACAACCAGCACCAGGGCGTCAAGGGCTGGATACCGATGCACACCGGCACGATGGACGGCGTATACAGCGACGACGGCGGGCGAACCTGGTCCCCGCCGCAGAACATCCCCATGCCCGCCAGTCCCTACGACGACCCTGAGGGCAGGGTTCCGGCCGAGTGGATCGTCTGGCAGATCCCGATGCGAGACCTCAGCGGCGGATACTTCGTCGGCTACTCGCACTGGCTCAACCCCGCCCGCGCCTGGAAGAAGGAGGTCGAGAGCTGGACGCAGATCGAGTCGGTGGTCGAATTCATGCGGTTCGAGAACGTGGACTCCGACCCCGAGGTGAGCGACCTGCGGGTGGCCTACAGCGCGTGGGGTGATAAGGCGCTTCGCGTGCCGCACTTCATGTACCCCGAGCTGAGCATCGCCCAGGAGCCGAGCATCGTGCGCCTGCCGGACGAGCGGCTCTTCTGCGTCATGCGGACGAACAGCGGCTGCATCTGGTACAGCGTCTCCTCCGACCACGGCAGGAACTGGACGAACACCCGGCCGCTCCTCCGCAGGGACTTCGGCGCGCCGATCCTGGAGCCGGTCGGATGCTGTCCGATCTATCAACTCGCGGACGGGCGGTACGTCCTGCTCCACCACAACAACCGGGGAGACGTCGTCACCAAGCCGGAAGCCACCGCCAAGCCCCGAAGGCCGGGGTTCATCGCCCTCGGGGAGTTCCGCCCGGGGGCCGACCAGCCTGTGTGGTTCAGCGAGTCGAAGCAACTCATGGACAACGGCGGCGTCGGGCCGGACGGGATCGAGGCCACGCCCGACCATCCCGGCAACACGGACTGCGGGGTGTACTCCAGCTTCACCACGCGAGGCGCGAACAACGTCCTCTGGCACCCCGACCGCAAGACCTACCTCGTCGGCAAGCGGATCACGGAGGAGTTTCTGTCCGGCCTGGTCGTCCCCTGA